The genomic region ATCAGCAAACCGCTGGTGTCCTTGTCGAGTCGACCGACGCTATTGAGTCTCGGCTCGCGCTGCAGCCATTGCGGCGGCAGCAAATCATAAATCCGTTCACCTTCGCCGTTGTCATGACTGCAGACGTAGCCGACCGGTTTGTGCAGCAGGACAAACAGACCATCGGGATGCTCAATGGCTTCGCCATCCACGCGCACGTCGTGCACATCAACCTTGTCGGAAAATTTCTGCGCCTCGCCGTTCAGAGTCACTCGATCGTTATTGCACCAGATGCGCGCCTCACGCCGGCTGCAATAACCGTAACGAGACAATAATTGGTCCACTCGCATTATTGTCATGATTCAAGATTGGCTCGCAGTGCTTGTTCGAGTGTCGGATAGCTGAATTCAAATCCAGCTTGCTGCAACTTTGCCGGCATGACTTTCTGGCCGTTGATTAATAAATCGGCGCCATCACCGAACAGTAGCTTCAGCGAAAAGGCTGGCACGCGGAACATATTGGGACGGTGCAAAACACAGGCCAGCATCGAGCTGAATTCCTCATTCTTCACAGGATTCGGGCTGGTCAGATTGAACGCACCATGCAAACTTTTGCTTACCAGCAAATATTTCACGGCGTTGACCCAATCCTCGCGATGAATCCACGACAACCACTGACGGCCACTGCTGATCGGTCCGCCGAGTCCAAGTTTGTAGGCTGGCAACATTTGCTTCAGTGCGCCGCCCTCCGGATGCAGCACGATACCGGTGCGCACGGTGCAAAGCCTGACATCGTGCTTTTTGACGGCTTCCGCTGCCAGTTCCCAGTCGCGGCAAAGCCGGGCGGAAAAATCGTCGGCAGGTTTATCTGACTCGGTAAACGTCGCCGTTTCGCTGTAGCCGTAGTACCCAACCGCCGAGCCTGAAATCATGACTTCAGGGCGCAGCTGCATGCGATCGATCCAGGCCAATACACCATGCGTAACACTCAAACGACTGGAGCGAATCCGATCTTTTTTCTCTTCATTCCAGCGTGTGCCCACCAATGGCTCGCCAGACAGATTGACCACGGCATCGGCTTGTTCCGGTGCTTCATGCCAGGAAGAAAATGGGCTAACCCGATTGCCAAACAAGCGCCGGCACTTGTCTACCGCTCGAGTATAGACACTGACCTCGT from Permianibacter aggregans harbors:
- a CDS encoding TIGR01777 family oxidoreductase produces the protein MHTVITGGTGFLGQALARSLLDDGHEVSVYTRAVDKCRRLFGNRVSPFSSWHEAPEQADAVVNLSGEPLVGTRWNEEKKDRIRSSRLSVTHGVLAWIDRMQLRPEVMISGSAVGYYGYSETATFTESDKPADDFSARLCRDWELAAEAVKKHDVRLCTVRTGIVLHPEGGALKQMLPAYKLGLGGPISSGRQWLSWIHREDWVNAVKYLLVSKSLHGAFNLTSPNPVKNEEFSSMLACVLHRPNMFRVPAFSLKLLFGDGADLLINGQKVMPAKLQQAGFEFSYPTLEQALRANLES